The proteins below are encoded in one region of Helianthus annuus cultivar XRQ/B chromosome 2, HanXRQr2.0-SUNRISE, whole genome shotgun sequence:
- the LOC110899743 gene encoding uncharacterized protein LOC110899743, whose translation MFTQLKINLPFIEALQSMPKYAKFLKDLLKRKERIGELSNIPLTGGCSAVVLNKLPEKLTDLGTFTIPCFFGGAVTPAHALADLGASINLMPFSLYERLGLGELTPTRMSLSLADRSVKYPHGIVENLLVKVDRFVFPVDFVVLDMEADERVPIILGRPFLRTAKAIIDVFDGKISLRAGDEIVTFEIDRAMQHPSGRDDDSGPCHSVYFLNSFISCVDTCLEYISGADLVGEGVVDEHSEDEVEEVEEEQLDERDELRVPEPLELDAISDESTPVEIPPPLELKVLPSHLGYAFLGEKPNMPVIISLKLTEEEKVKLIEELREHSDAIAWRLSDIKGISPTFCTHRILMEDVFKPVV comes from the coding sequence ATGTTTACACAGTTGAAAATCAATCTTCCGTTCATCGAGGCACTTCAGTCTATGCCTAAGTATGCGAAATTTCTCAAAGATCTTCTGAAGCGTAAGGAGAGAATCGGTGAGCTTTCGAATATTCCGTTGACAGGGGGTTGTTCCGCGGTAGTCTTGAATAAGCTACCAGAGAAATTGACCGACCTTGGCActttcacgattccatgtttcTTCGGGGGAGCCGTTACCCCTGCTCACGCCTTAGCCGATTTAGGGGCCAGCATCAATCTGATGCCATTTTCATTGTATGAGCGACTTGGTCTAGGAGAGCTTACACCCACGCGCATGTCATTGTCCTTGGCTGACCGATCAGTCAAGTATCCTCATGGGATAGTAGAGAATTTGTTGGTGAAGGTTGATAGGTTCGTATTCCCAGTGGATTTCGTTGTGCTCGACATGGAGGCCGATGAGAGAGTTCCCATTATTCTGGGCCGTCCATTCCTTCGAACCGCAAAGGCGATCATCGACGTCTTTGATGGTAAGATTTCTCTTCGTGCGGGTGACGAGATTGTCACATTCGAGATTGATAGAGCGATGCAGCATCCTAGCGGTCGTGATGATGATAGTGGGCCGTGTCATTCCGTTTACTTTCTCAATTCATTCATATCTTGTGTCGACACATGTCTTGAGTACATCAGTGGAGCGGATTTAGTAGGCGAGGGAGTTGTTGACGAGCATTCTGAGGATGAGGTTGAAGAAGTAGAGGAGGAGCAGTTGGATGAGAGAGATGAGTTGAGGGTTCCTGAGCCGTTAGAGCTCGATGCGATTAGTGATGAGAGTACTCCTGTAGAGATCCCACCGCCTTTAGAACTTAAGGTTCTTCCATCACATCTCGGGTACGCATTTCTAGGAGAGAAGCCGAATATGCCTGTCATCATATCTTTGAAGTTGACAGAGGAGGAGAAAGTGAAGTTGATTGAGGAACTTAGAGAGCACAGTGATGCGATTGCCTGGAGGCTAtccgatatcaagggcatcagccCTACTTTTTGCACGCATCGCATTCTGATGGAGGATGTTTTCAAGCCTGTAGTGTAG